A window of the Hordeum vulgare subsp. vulgare chromosome 5H, MorexV3_pseudomolecules_assembly, whole genome shotgun sequence genome harbors these coding sequences:
- the LOC123395876 gene encoding chromatin remodeling protein EBS-like: MAKTKQGKRDIDSYTIRGTTKVVRVGDCVLMRPSDTDNAPYVARVESLESDGRGSVRVRVRWYYRPEESKGGRRQFHGAKELFLSDHFDTQSAHTIEGKCIVHSFKNYTKLDNVGPEDFFCRFEYKAATGAFTPDRVAVYCKCEMPYNPDDLMVQCEGCKDWFHPTCMGMTIEQAKKLDTFLCADCAKENGAKRPSNSYPSSPSSDSKVEPKRRKK, translated from the exons ATGGCCAAGACCAAGCAGGGCAAGAGGGACATCGACTCCTACACCATCAGGGGCACCACCAAGGTCGTCCGAG TCGGGGACTGCGTGCTGATGCGGCCGTCGGACACGGACAACGCGCCCTACGTGGCCCGGGTGGAGAGCCTGGAGTCGGACGGTCGGGGGAGCGTGCGGGTCCGGGTGCGTTGGTACTACCGGCCGGAGGAGTCCAAGGGCGGCCGCCGGCAGTTCCACGGGGCCAAAGAGCTTTTCCTCTCCGACCACTTCGACACGCAGAGCGCACACACTATCGAGGGCAAGTGCATCGTCCACTCcttcaagaactacaccaagcTCGACAACGTCGGCCCCGAGGACTTCTTCTGCCGATTCGAGTACAAGGCGGCCACCGGGGCATTCACCCCCGACCGTGTCGCCGT gtaCTGCAAGTGCGAGATGCCGTACAACCCAGATGACCTCATGGTGCAGTGTGAGGGATGCAAAGACTG GTTCCATCCAACCTGTATGGGAATGACCATTGAGCAGGCCAAAAAGTTAGATACTTTCCTGTGCGCAGACTGTGCTAAAGAAAATGGTGCAAAGAGACCTTCAAATTCATACCCGAGTTCACCAAGTTCTGATTCTAAG GTTGAGCCGAAAAGGCGGAAGAAGTAA